The following coding sequences lie in one Streptomyces sp. NBC_00510 genomic window:
- a CDS encoding GNAT family N-acetyltransferase, producing MPESVEVQVRPGGEEDLQALTDLYNHYVRETPVTFDLEPFSPAQRRPWLLSHPEDGPHRLLVAHGTEQDGTNGLLGYATSSPFRPKAAYSTSVETSVYCAPEAGGRGVGTLLYTALFEALRGEDLHRAYAGIAQPNEASVRLHTRFGFRPLGVYREVGRKFGRYWDVAWYEKDLT from the coding sequence TTGCCCGAGTCCGTCGAAGTGCAGGTCAGGCCGGGTGGGGAAGAGGACCTGCAGGCCCTCACCGACCTCTACAACCACTACGTCCGTGAGACACCGGTCACATTCGACCTGGAGCCTTTCTCCCCGGCACAGCGCCGCCCTTGGCTGCTCTCCCACCCGGAAGACGGACCGCACCGCCTTTTGGTTGCCCACGGGACGGAACAGGACGGCACGAACGGCCTGCTCGGATACGCCACGAGCAGCCCGTTCCGCCCGAAGGCCGCGTACTCCACCTCCGTGGAGACCTCCGTGTACTGCGCCCCGGAGGCCGGGGGCCGCGGCGTCGGCACCCTGCTCTACACGGCGCTCTTCGAGGCCCTGCGGGGCGAGGACCTGCACCGCGCGTACGCCGGGATCGCACAGCCCAACGAGGCGTCCGTCCGCCTGCACACCCGTTTCGGCTTCCGCCCGCTGGGCGTCTACCGCGAGGTCGGCCGGAAGTTCGGCCGCTACTGGGACGTCGCCTGGTACGAGAAGGACCTGACCTGA
- a CDS encoding potassium/proton antiporter: MTVDRLNELLLVCALVLLIAVVAVRLSSRSGLPSLLLYLGIGVAIGQDGLGVAFDNAELTQVLGYAALVVILAEGGLGTQWREIKPAVPAAAVLATFGIAVSVGITASAGHYLVGLDWRHALLIGAVVSSTDAAAVFSVLRRVPLPSRVTGVLEAESGFNDAPVVILVVAFSEHWPVHNWGLLLGEIALELAIGAAVGLAVGMLGAFAMRHVALPASGLYPIAVLAIAVLAYAGGALAHGSGFLAVYVASVVLGNAKLPHRPATRGFAEGLAWLAQIGLFVLLGLLVTPHELGDDIVPALVVGLVLTVVARPVSVTASLLPFRTPFRDQVLLSWAGLRGAVPIVLATIPMVAGVRQSERIFNIVFVLVIVYTLVQGPTLPWVARRLRLGDPGAAEDLGIESAPLERLRGHLLSVRIPEHSRMHGVEVSELRLPPGAAVTLVVREDRSFVPLPTTVLRHGDELLVVATDPVRDKAEARLRAVGRGGKLAGWLESGGGAGR, from the coding sequence CTGACTGTCGACCGCCTCAATGAACTCCTGCTGGTGTGCGCCCTCGTGCTGCTCATAGCGGTGGTCGCCGTGCGCCTCTCCTCGCGCAGCGGCCTGCCCAGCCTGCTCCTCTATCTGGGCATTGGGGTCGCAATAGGACAGGACGGACTGGGAGTCGCCTTCGACAACGCCGAATTGACGCAAGTGTTGGGATATGCCGCACTTGTGGTGATTCTGGCCGAGGGTGGTCTCGGCACCCAGTGGCGGGAGATCAAACCGGCGGTCCCGGCGGCGGCGGTCCTGGCGACCTTCGGCATCGCGGTCAGCGTCGGCATCACGGCCTCGGCGGGGCACTACCTCGTCGGGTTGGACTGGCGGCATGCGCTCCTGATCGGCGCGGTCGTCTCGTCCACCGACGCGGCGGCCGTCTTCTCGGTGCTGCGCAGGGTGCCGCTGCCGAGCCGGGTGACCGGTGTGCTCGAGGCCGAGTCCGGTTTCAACGACGCCCCGGTGGTCATCTTGGTGGTCGCCTTCTCCGAGCACTGGCCGGTGCACAACTGGGGGCTGCTGCTGGGCGAGATCGCCCTGGAACTGGCGATCGGCGCCGCGGTCGGCCTGGCCGTCGGCATGCTCGGCGCGTTCGCGATGCGCCACGTCGCGCTGCCCGCCTCCGGCCTCTACCCGATCGCGGTCCTGGCGATCGCCGTCCTCGCCTACGCGGGCGGGGCGCTCGCGCACGGCTCGGGCTTCCTCGCCGTGTACGTCGCCTCCGTCGTGCTGGGCAACGCCAAGCTCCCGCACCGCCCGGCCACCCGGGGCTTCGCGGAGGGGCTGGCCTGGCTGGCGCAGATCGGCCTGTTCGTGCTGCTGGGCCTGCTGGTGACCCCGCACGAACTCGGCGACGACATCGTGCCGGCGCTGGTGGTCGGCCTGGTCCTGACGGTGGTGGCGCGGCCGGTGTCGGTGACGGCGAGCCTGCTGCCGTTCCGCACGCCCTTCCGCGACCAGGTGCTGCTGTCCTGGGCTGGGCTGCGCGGGGCGGTGCCCATCGTCCTGGCGACGATCCCGATGGTGGCGGGCGTCCGGCAGAGCGAGCGCATCTTCAACATCGTCTTCGTCCTGGTGATCGTCTACACCCTCGTGCAGGGTCCGACCCTGCCGTGGGTCGCCCGCAGGCTCCGGCTCGGGGACCCGGGGGCCGCGGAGGACCTGGGGATCGAATCGGCGCCCCTGGAGCGGCTGCGCGGACACCTGCTGTCGGTGCGGATCCCGGAGCACTCGCGCATGCACGGCGTGGAGGTCAGCGAACTGCGGCTGCCCCCGGGCGCGGCGGTCACCCTGGTCGTCCGCGAGGACAGGAGCTTCGTCCCGCTGCCGACGACGGTGCTGCGGCATGGTGACGAACTTCTCGTCGTCGCCACCGACCCGGTGCGGGACAAGGCGGAGGCCCGGCTGCGGGCGGTGGGACGCGGCGGCAAGCTGGCCGGATGGCTGGAATCGGGCGGTGGGGCCGGCCGTTAA
- a CDS encoding pyridoxamine 5'-phosphate oxidase family protein, whose translation MPRQSLRDGPSERSRAHPGDVSRRVAQRREQLGLSREEVAAKAGMTPSYVRYVEEQCHHTIGTNALLRLAGALRTTASHLLGGDAEHVPGETEAAGPPVMEELLSHECWTRLSGHDVGRIALTTGGHPAVVPVNYAVVDGAIVYRTAAGAPPSLARGSEVAFEVDQLDACLSAGWSVLVLGVAEHVVDPEDARVLEAHPGPWSGGEDDLWIRIVPTHITGSLIRTV comes from the coding sequence GTGCCCAGGCAGTCATTGCGCGACGGCCCGTCCGAGAGGTCGAGAGCCCATCCGGGGGACGTCAGCCGTCGCGTCGCGCAGCGGCGGGAACAACTGGGGCTCAGCCGCGAGGAAGTGGCCGCCAAGGCCGGCATGACGCCGAGCTACGTGCGGTACGTGGAGGAGCAGTGCCATCACACCATCGGGACCAACGCCCTGCTCCGGCTCGCGGGGGCGCTGCGGACCACCGCCAGCCACCTCCTGGGGGGCGACGCCGAGCACGTCCCCGGGGAGACCGAGGCCGCCGGCCCACCGGTGATGGAGGAACTGCTGTCGCACGAGTGCTGGACCCGGCTGTCCGGCCATGACGTCGGCAGGATCGCGCTCACCACCGGCGGCCACCCCGCGGTCGTCCCGGTGAACTACGCGGTCGTCGACGGGGCCATCGTCTACCGCACGGCCGCGGGCGCACCCCCGTCCCTCGCCCGGGGCAGCGAGGTCGCCTTCGAGGTCGATCAGCTCGACGCCTGCCTCAGCGCGGGATGGAGCGTGCTCGTCCTCGGGGTCGCCGAGCACGTCGTCGATCCTGAGGACGCTCGCGTCCTGGAGGCCCACCCCGGCCCGTGGTCCGGGGGTGAGGACGATCTGTGGATACGCATCGTCCCCACCCACATCACGGGCAGCCTCATACGCACCGTGTAG
- a CDS encoding MFS transporter, with translation MLRTPGAWAFLLPGFAARQPFAMLTIGIVLLVQHTTGSYGTAGAVSAVTGVAMALFAPLSGKFSDRFGQGAVLLPGVLVHAASGTLLAVLALAHAPLWALLAVAVPTGASVPQVGPMVRARWAATLPAGSPLLQTATAFESVTDEFTFVIGPVLATALATGVHPAAGLLSEAVLTLAGGLLFAAQRRTAPAPSRSVPGARKREASALTVPGVRVLAVAFLGIGAVFGGMQVSMTAFTEEIGRPGINGLLYGTFAAGNMLAGIACGAVAWKSGPKRRMVAGYTALTLATSMLWAAHAVPLLGGLGLLVGLTIAPALITGYTLVDALVPAGIRTEAFTWLTGAVALGQAAAATAAGRLADGLGASAGFTVPLVGTGLALVTLLVLRDRLAPRQSEVVAARGAGTGHGSGIGHRDPVTVD, from the coding sequence CTGCTGCGCACGCCGGGTGCGTGGGCCTTCCTGCTGCCCGGGTTCGCCGCGCGCCAGCCCTTCGCGATGCTCACCATCGGCATCGTGCTGCTGGTGCAGCACACCACCGGCTCCTACGGCACCGCCGGTGCCGTCTCGGCCGTCACCGGCGTCGCCATGGCGCTGTTCGCCCCGCTGAGCGGCAAGTTCTCCGACCGCTTCGGCCAGGGCGCCGTGCTGCTGCCCGGGGTGCTCGTCCACGCGGCGTCCGGGACGCTGCTCGCCGTGCTCGCGCTGGCGCACGCGCCGCTGTGGGCGCTGCTGGCGGTGGCGGTGCCCACCGGCGCCTCGGTGCCGCAGGTCGGGCCCATGGTGCGGGCCCGCTGGGCGGCCACGCTGCCGGCCGGGTCGCCGCTGCTGCAGACGGCGACGGCCTTCGAGTCGGTCACGGACGAGTTCACCTTCGTCATCGGGCCGGTGCTGGCCACGGCGCTGGCCACCGGGGTGCACCCGGCGGCCGGGCTGCTGTCCGAGGCCGTGCTGACGCTGGCCGGCGGACTGCTCTTCGCCGCGCAGCGGCGGACCGCGCCCGCACCGTCCCGGTCCGTCCCCGGGGCCCGGAAGCGGGAGGCCTCGGCGCTGACCGTGCCCGGTGTGCGGGTGCTGGCCGTGGCCTTCCTCGGGATCGGCGCCGTCTTCGGCGGCATGCAGGTCTCCATGACGGCTTTCACCGAGGAGATCGGGCGGCCCGGCATCAACGGCCTGCTCTACGGGACGTTCGCGGCCGGCAACATGCTCGCGGGCATCGCGTGCGGCGCCGTCGCCTGGAAGTCCGGACCCAAGCGGCGCATGGTGGCCGGCTACACGGCGCTGACCCTGGCCACCTCGATGCTGTGGGCGGCGCACGCCGTGCCGCTGCTGGGCGGGCTCGGGCTGCTGGTCGGGCTCACCATCGCCCCGGCCCTGATCACCGGCTACACCCTGGTCGACGCGCTGGTGCCGGCGGGGATCCGTACGGAGGCCTTCACCTGGCTGACCGGCGCGGTGGCGCTGGGCCAGGCGGCGGCTGCCACCGCCGCCGGACGGCTGGCCGACGGGCTCGGGGCGAGCGCCGGGTTCACCGTGCCGCTGGTGGGCACCGGCCTGGCACTCGTCACGCTGCTCGTGCTGCGTGACCGGCTCGCGCCGAGGCAGTCCGAAGTGGTCGCGGCACGCGGCGCCGGAACCGGCCACGGCAGTGGCATCGGTCACCGAGACCCGGTCACGGTGGACTGA
- a CDS encoding sigma-70 family RNA polymerase sigma factor, with amino-acid sequence MATRAVARSTTGGKSSARAGHGEMADRDLVGMYLDEIARTPLLDAAQEVELSRAIEAGVYAEQLLAGEELGQGADAGREELETIAAAGARAKDVFIRSNLRLVVAVARRYPRSGLPLLDLIQEGNAGLVRAVEKFDYTKGFKFSTYATWWIRQAITRSIADQSRTIRLPVHLVEELGRVRRVQREFNREHGRDPEPAEIAAELGSTPERISDVLDWARDPVSLNMSVDDEGETQFGDLVEDTSAASPEDSVLVMLRREELEDLIDRLDDRTASIIRARYGIVDGRERTLTEVGKQHGLTRERIRQIEKHALADLKRMARATGLSIEAA; translated from the coding sequence ATGGCAACCCGTGCCGTCGCCCGCAGCACCACCGGCGGGAAAAGCAGCGCTCGCGCAGGCCACGGCGAGATGGCCGACCGCGACCTCGTCGGCATGTACCTCGACGAGATCGCGCGCACGCCGCTGCTCGACGCCGCGCAGGAAGTCGAGCTTTCCAGGGCGATCGAGGCCGGCGTCTACGCCGAGCAGCTCCTCGCGGGCGAGGAGCTGGGTCAGGGAGCGGACGCCGGCCGAGAGGAACTGGAGACGATAGCCGCCGCGGGTGCGCGGGCCAAGGACGTCTTCATCCGTTCCAACCTGCGCCTGGTCGTCGCCGTCGCGCGACGCTATCCGCGCAGCGGCCTGCCGCTGCTCGACCTCATCCAGGAGGGCAACGCAGGCCTGGTACGCGCCGTCGAGAAGTTCGACTACACCAAGGGCTTCAAGTTCTCCACGTACGCGACGTGGTGGATCCGTCAGGCGATCACCCGGTCCATCGCGGACCAGTCGCGCACCATCCGGCTCCCCGTCCACCTGGTGGAGGAGCTGGGGCGGGTGCGCCGGGTGCAGCGCGAGTTCAACCGCGAGCACGGGCGCGACCCGGAGCCCGCGGAGATCGCGGCCGAGCTCGGCTCCACCCCGGAACGGATCTCCGACGTCCTGGACTGGGCGCGCGACCCCGTGAGCCTGAACATGTCGGTGGATGACGAGGGCGAGACCCAGTTCGGCGATCTCGTCGAGGACACGTCGGCGGCCTCGCCGGAGGACTCCGTACTCGTCATGCTGCGGCGTGAGGAACTGGAGGATCTGATCGACCGGCTCGACGACCGGACGGCGTCCATCATCCGGGCGCGGTACGGGATCGTGGACGGCCGCGAGCGCACGCTGACGGAGGTCGGCAAGCAGCACGGGCTGACGCGTGAGCGGATCCGGCAGATCGAGAAGCACGCGCTGGCGGACCTCAAGCGCATGGCGCGCGCAACCGGGCTGTCCATCGAGGCGGCCTGA
- the mscL gene encoding large conductance mechanosensitive channel protein MscL, translating into MKGFKAFLLRGNVVELAVAVVVGAAFSKIVDAFVKGLINPVIGAIGTKNLDGYTLCIEPPCTVVNGELTKGVGLLWGAVAGAALTFLITAAVVYFLLILPMNKLNERRKEGKETAVAGPTELELLTEIRDLLARQQQGHGGAPGIPSPYGHSGTNRTHP; encoded by the coding sequence TTGAAGGGCTTCAAAGCCTTCCTGCTGCGTGGCAACGTCGTCGAGCTCGCTGTGGCGGTCGTCGTCGGCGCCGCGTTCAGCAAGATCGTCGACGCGTTCGTGAAGGGCCTCATCAATCCGGTGATCGGTGCCATCGGCACCAAGAACCTCGACGGCTACACCCTCTGCATCGAGCCGCCCTGCACCGTCGTCAACGGCGAGCTCACGAAGGGCGTGGGCCTCCTCTGGGGCGCGGTCGCCGGCGCGGCGCTGACGTTCCTCATCACGGCCGCGGTCGTGTACTTCCTGCTGATCCTGCCGATGAACAAGCTCAACGAGCGGCGCAAGGAGGGCAAGGAAACGGCGGTGGCCGGCCCGACGGAGCTGGAGCTGCTGACCGAGATACGCGACCTGCTCGCCCGCCAGCAGCAGGGCCACGGCGGTGCTCCCGGCATCCCCTCCCCCTACGGCCACAGCGGTACCAACCGGACGCATCCGTAG
- a CDS encoding universal stress protein has translation MDTTHGPVVVGTDGSPRATAAVMWAAGEAVLRDRPLHILHAAGIETRSGRNLSPETAQLVLDGGRALLDEAAASATGRYPDLAVSTSLGKGKPANSLLDQSLVEGLTVVGCRGRGGFHALLLGSVGLRVATQARGPVVVVRGSEQPSTGVVLVGIRDYTDLATVRFAADEARLRKATLRLLTAWSLLGAVGEMVPGLDDATSVGDREAAAEQHVADTIREEYPDLTVTVDLVKASSASGALVDASAHADLLVAGARRHQRSSGRLAHVTHAVLHHAHCPVAVFHHA, from the coding sequence ATGGACACCACCCACGGACCGGTCGTGGTCGGCACGGACGGCTCGCCCCGCGCCACCGCTGCGGTGATGTGGGCCGCCGGTGAGGCCGTGCTGCGCGATCGCCCGCTGCACATCCTGCACGCGGCCGGCATCGAGACCCGTTCCGGCAGGAACCTGTCCCCCGAGACCGCACAGCTGGTCCTCGACGGCGGCCGCGCCCTGCTGGACGAAGCGGCGGCTTCGGCCACCGGCCGCTATCCGGACCTGGCGGTCTCCACCTCACTCGGCAAGGGCAAGCCCGCCAACAGTCTGCTGGACCAGTCCCTGGTGGAGGGCCTGACCGTCGTCGGCTGCCGTGGACGCGGTGGCTTCCACGCACTGCTGCTGGGCTCGGTCGGGCTGCGGGTGGCGACCCAGGCGCGCGGGCCCGTGGTCGTCGTGCGGGGCAGCGAGCAGCCGTCCACCGGTGTCGTCCTGGTCGGGATCCGGGACTACACCGATCTGGCCACCGTGCGCTTCGCCGCCGACGAGGCCCGGCTACGGAAGGCCACCCTGCGCCTCCTGACCGCGTGGAGCCTGCTCGGGGCCGTGGGCGAGATGGTGCCGGGGCTGGACGACGCCACCTCGGTCGGTGACCGGGAGGCAGCGGCGGAGCAGCATGTCGCCGACACGATCCGCGAGGAGTATCCGGACCTCACCGTGACCGTGGACCTGGTCAAGGCCTCCTCCGCGAGCGGTGCCCTGGTGGATGCCTCGGCCCATGCCGATCTGCTCGTCGCGGGTGCCCGGCGGCATCAGCGCTCCAGCGGCCGGCTGGCCCATGTGACCCACGCCGTGCTGCACCACGCACACTGTCCCGTGGCCGTCTTCCACCACGCCTGA
- a CDS encoding MarR family transcriptional regulator: protein MTTRAPEPRWLSEEEQRAWRAYMASTQLISDALDRQLQRDARMPHAYYSLLVWLSETPDRRMRMTELAERSKITRSRLSHAISRLEENGWVRRENCPSDRRGQLAVLTDEGFAALAAAAPGHVEAVRGAIFDRLSEEQVRQLGEICRVIAEGLQPQNGAVDLPWLR, encoded by the coding sequence ATGACGACGAGAGCCCCCGAACCCCGCTGGTTGAGCGAGGAGGAGCAGCGCGCCTGGCGCGCGTACATGGCGTCCACCCAGTTGATCTCGGACGCACTCGACCGGCAGCTCCAGCGCGACGCGCGGATGCCCCACGCGTACTACTCGCTGCTGGTGTGGCTCTCGGAGACCCCCGACCGCCGGATGCGCATGACGGAGCTGGCCGAACGCTCGAAGATTACGCGCAGCCGGCTCTCCCATGCCATCTCCCGCCTGGAGGAGAACGGCTGGGTCCGTCGCGAGAACTGCCCCTCCGACCGGCGGGGCCAGCTCGCGGTCCTCACCGACGAGGGCTTCGCCGCGCTCGCCGCGGCCGCTCCCGGCCATGTGGAGGCGGTGCGCGGGGCGATCTTCGACCGGCTCTCGGAGGAGCAGGTGCGCCAGCTCGGCGAGATCTGCCGGGTCATCGCCGAGGGGCTGCAGCCGCAGAACGGAGCGGTGGACCTTCCCTGGCTGCGCTGA
- a CDS encoding zinc-dependent alcohol dehydrogenase family protein, whose amino-acid sequence MLSGWVVDRPGPMVTEPLVRVGRPKPVPGPRELLLRVEACGVCRTDLHLAEGDLPPHRRETVPGHEVVGRVIGTGESAGRFAEGDRVGVAWLRGTCGNCAYCLTGRENLCPYSLYTGWDADGGFADFTTVPEDYAYALPEDADGRDAVHLAPLLCAGIIGYRALRRSDLPAGGRLGIYGFGASAHIAAQVALAEGATVHVLTRSERARELALELGAASAGAAADRPPEPLDAAILFAPVGDLVPTALEALDRGGTLAIAGIHLSDIPALNYQRHLFQERSLRSITSNTRQDGQEFLALAARIGIRVTATPYPLDHADRALSDLAADRVNGAAVLVPG is encoded by the coding sequence ATGCTGAGTGGTTGGGTCGTCGACCGGCCCGGGCCCATGGTCACGGAGCCGCTGGTACGCGTCGGACGCCCCAAGCCGGTGCCCGGGCCGCGTGAACTGCTGCTGCGCGTGGAGGCATGCGGCGTGTGCCGCACCGACCTGCACCTGGCGGAGGGGGACCTGCCGCCGCACCGCCGGGAGACCGTCCCCGGACACGAGGTGGTGGGGCGGGTCATCGGCACCGGCGAGTCGGCCGGCCGCTTCGCCGAGGGCGACCGGGTGGGTGTCGCCTGGCTCCGCGGCACGTGCGGGAACTGCGCCTACTGCCTGACCGGCCGCGAGAACCTGTGCCCGTACTCGCTCTACACCGGCTGGGACGCCGACGGCGGCTTCGCCGACTTCACCACCGTGCCCGAGGACTACGCCTACGCGCTGCCCGAGGACGCCGACGGCCGTGACGCCGTGCACCTGGCGCCCCTGTTGTGCGCGGGCATCATCGGCTACCGCGCCCTGCGCCGCAGCGACCTGCCCGCCGGCGGGCGGCTGGGCATCTACGGCTTCGGCGCGTCCGCGCACATCGCCGCCCAGGTCGCGCTGGCCGAGGGGGCGACCGTGCACGTACTGACCCGCTCGGAGCGGGCGCGGGAGCTCGCGCTGGAGCTCGGTGCCGCTTCCGCGGGGGCGGCGGCGGACCGGCCGCCGGAGCCGTTGGACGCGGCCATCCTCTTCGCCCCGGTCGGCGACCTGGTGCCGACCGCCCTGGAGGCCCTGGACCGGGGCGGCACGCTGGCGATCGCGGGCATCCACCTCAGCGACATCCCGGCACTGAACTACCAGCGCCATCTGTTCCAGGAACGCAGTCTGCGCAGCATCACCTCCAACACACGACAGGACGGACAGGAGTTCCTGGCCCTGGCCGCCAGGATCGGGATCCGGGTGACCGCCACCCCCTATCCCCTGGACCACGCGGACCGGGCGCTGTCCGACCTGGCCGCCGACCGCGTCAACGGTGCGGCGGTCCTGGTGCCGGGCTGA
- a CDS encoding FmdB family transcriptional regulator, whose translation MPTYQYQCTACGEGLEAVQKFTDDPLTECPACNGRLRKVFSAVGVVFKGSGFYRTDSRGSSSSSTPAAKSSGSESKSSSDSKSSGSAGSTGSSSGSTSSASTSAA comes from the coding sequence GTGCCGACGTACCAGTACCAGTGCACCGCCTGCGGCGAGGGCCTCGAGGCGGTGCAGAAGTTCACCGACGACCCGCTGACCGAGTGCCCGGCTTGCAACGGTCGGCTGCGCAAGGTCTTCTCCGCGGTCGGCGTCGTCTTCAAGGGATCCGGCTTCTACCGGACCGACAGCCGCGGATCGTCGTCCAGCAGCACGCCGGCCGCCAAGAGCAGCGGCTCGGAGTCGAAGTCCTCTTCGGACTCCAAGAGCAGCGGCTCGGCCGGCTCCACCGGCTCTTCCAGCGGCTCCACCAGCTCGGCGAGCACCTCGGCCGCCTGA